One window from the genome of Dioscorea cayenensis subsp. rotundata cultivar TDr96_F1 chromosome 3, TDr96_F1_v2_PseudoChromosome.rev07_lg8_w22 25.fasta, whole genome shotgun sequence encodes:
- the LOC120255027 gene encoding uncharacterized protein LOC120255027: protein MLAFRSLNKDITKFQERSSSMNSLTPKRSNRFSSFRSPPSSMEIITMAKPNQGGEIFHFSHLQHPLVPLNLPYFFTCMGCKEYGAGLRFRCQTCDFELHDFCALAPPSLIAHPFHTKHQLIFFTKPGGYLRSKCDICCKTVKGYAFHCTTCSFAMHPCCATMNGEMNLPVHEHPLIISTTLSSSSSSSSTGGDHSSLFYTCQVCNKKKSGLFFGCNLCGYFIHAICAKDMVNGLYVHGIKPPKKHNMLGTAAKLATHALFGIIGGLIEGIGEGIGEALIDSLGRSTRNRVIRPN, encoded by the exons ATGCTTGCTTTCAGGTCACTCAATAAAGATATAACAAAGTTCCAAGAAAGGAGCAGCAGCATGAACAGTCTGACACCAAAGAGATCAAACAGGTTTTCTTCATTTAGATCTCCTCCATCATCAATGGAGATCATAACAATGGCAAAGCCAAACCAAGGTGGTGAAATCTTCCATTTTAGCCACCTTCAACACCCTCTAGTCCCATTGAACTTGCCTTATTTCTTTACCTGCATGGGTTGCAAAGAGTATGGTGCTGGCTTGAGGTTTAGGTGCCAAACTTGTGACTTTGAACTCCATGACTTTTGTGCTCTTGCTCCTCCTTCTCTCATTGCTCATCCTTTCCACACGAAACACCAGCTCATCTTCTTCACAAAaccag GTGGTTATCTAAGATCAAAATGTGACATATGTTGCAAAACAGTGAAAGGATATGCCTTCCATTGTACAACTTGTAGTTTTGCCATGCACCCATGTTGTGCCACCATGAATGGAGAGATGAACCTCCCAGTCCATGAACATCCACTAATTATCAGTActactctttcttcttcttcttcttcttcaagcactggtggagatcattcaagcctGTTTTACACCTGCCAAGTGTGCAACAAAAAGAAGTCTGGCTTGTTCTTTGGTTGCAATCTTTGTGGATACTTTATTCATGCCATTTGTGCAAAGGATATGGTGAATGGGCTTTACGTGCATGGGATTAAACCTCCAAAGAAGCATAACATGTTAGGAACTGCAGCTAAGCTTGCCACCCATGCACTCTTTGGCATCATTGGTGGCCTCATTGAAGGCATTGGAGAAGGCATTGGAGAAGCTCTCATTGATAGTCTTGGAAGATCAACTAGAAACCGTGTTATCAGAcccaactaa
- the LOC120283519 gene encoding probable L-type lectin-domain containing receptor kinase S.5, with product MIIFRASPLPTSPGITQIPDFFFSVDTGVSQNALQITPDTSNVQDNYLVNKSGRVIFNTPFQLWQPLNSTTKRSASFNTSILVNVFRVNQSVIPGEGIAFAILPSLDDPPAGSHGGYLGLTNETLDGKPSNRFVAIELDTVQQSYDPDNNHIGLDINSVKNQTTAPLTPFGIEIVPVTPTKYTVWIDYDGVNHRIDVFMAKEGVAKPGKPALTQSLDISLFVSQWSYFGFSASTSSNYELHCVLGWNLTIEILPGDKKSSFTTWKIVVILVALLVVLITVFGLVVSFYMKRRKVRDDPSVLMGALKSLPGTPREFEFKELKKATNNFDEKLKLGQGGFGIVYKGVLAGENAEVAVKMFSRDRTKCQDDFLHELTIINRLRHKHLVKLLGWCHKNGLLLLVYEYMPNGSLDQHLFINAGDDRPLLPWDRRYTIIADVASALHYLHNEYDQRVVHRDLKASNIMLDSLFNARLGDFGLARALETDKTSYAELELGGVPGTMGYIAPECFHTGKATRESDLYAFGAVVLETVSGKRPRCDISGFQFLVDWVWKLYREGRLLDAVDGRLAGEFDGEKARRLLLLGLACSNPAAGERPKAEVVVQIIYGTVEPPVIPPFRPAFVWPSAAVVGDDLESSTKSSVVTSSYYGSSAGWTSQCLSKEVHASTLEDVSLP from the exons ATGATCATATTCAGAGCTTCTCCCTTGCCAACTTCACCAGGGATAACACAGATCCCTGACTTCTTCTTCTCCGTAGACACCGGTGTGTCCCAGAATGCCCTTCAGATCACACCGGACACCTCCAACGTCCAAGACAACTACCTTGTCAACAAGTCTGGCAGGGTTATCTTCAATACTCCATTCCAACTCTGGCAACCATTAAATTCCACAACCAAACGTTCAGCTTCTTTCAACACCTCCATCCTCGTCAACGTCTTCCGTGTCAACCAATCAGTCATCCCCGGTGAAGGTATAGCTTTTGCCATTTTGCCATCTTTAGATGATCCTCCTGCTGGTAGCCATGGTGGCTACCTTGGCCTTACCAATGAGACTTTAGATGGAAAACCTTCAAACCGGTTTGTAGCCATTGAGCTTGATACTGTGCAACAATCTTATGATCCTGATAACAACCACATAGGTCTGGATATAAACAGTGTCAAGAACCAAACTACTGCACCTTTGACACCATTTGGTATAGAGATTGTTCCTGTAACACCAACCAAATACACAGTGTGGATAGATTATGATGGTGTTAATCATAGGATAGATGTGTTCATGGCCAAGGAAGGGGTGGCCAAGCCTGGAAAGCCAGCTTTAACCCAGTCATTAGATATTAGCTTGTTTGTTTCTCAGTGGTCTTACTTTGGTTTCTCTGCATCCACTAGTTCCAACTATGAGCTTCACTGTGTGCTTGGATGGAACCTTACCATTGAGATACTTCCTGGAGATAAGAAAAGTAGTTTTACAACATGGAAGATTGTGGTGATCCTGGTTGCATTGTTGGTTGTGTTAATCACTGTGTTTGGGTTGGTTGTTAGCTTTTACATGAAGAGAAGGAAGGTGAGGGATGATCCAAGTGTGTTGATGGGAGCTTTGAAGAGTTTACCAGGGACACCAAGAGAGTTTGAGttcaaggagttgaagaaagCTACTAACAACTTTGATGAGAAGTTGAAGTTAGGTCAAGGAGGTTTTGGAATTGTTTACAAGGGTGTTCTTGCCGGAGAGAACGCTGAGGTGGCTGTCAAGATGTTCTCTAGGGACAGAACCAAGTGCCAAGATGATTTCTTGCATGAACTCACCATCATCAACCGGTTGAGACACAAACATCTAGTCAAACTTTTAG GATGGTGCCACAAGAATGGACTACTTTTACTTGTATATGAGTACATGCCAAACGGAAGTCTAGACCAGCATCTATTCATCAACGCCGGCGATGACCGGCCTTTACTTCCCTGGGACCGACGTTACACAATTATCGCCGACGTTGCCTCGGCTCTCCACTACCTTCACAATGAATACGATCAAAGAGTAGTGCACAGAGATCTCAAAGCATCAAACATCATGCTTGACTCTTTGTTTAATGCTAGATTAGGTGATTTCGGTCTTGCTCGAGCATTAGAAACAGATAAAACTTCTTATGCTGAGTTAGAGCTCGGCGGCGTGCCGGGAACAATGGGGTACATAGCACCGGAATGCTTCCACACCGGAAAAGCCACAAGAGAGTCTGATTTATATGCTTTTGGTGCTGTTGTTCTTGAGACAGTCTCCGGCAAGCGTCCACGTTGTGATATTTCAGGGTTTCAGTTCTTGGTTGATTGGGTTTGGAAACTATATAGGGAAGGAAGACTTCTTGATGCTGTTGATGGGAGGCTCGCCGGAGAGTTTGACGGCGAGAAGGCACGGCGGTTGTTGTTGCTTGGGTTGGCTTGTAGTAATCCGGCAGCAGGGGAAAGGCCAAAGGCTGAGGTTGTGGTGCAGATTATATATGGGACGGTGGAGCCCCCGGTGATACCACCTTTCAGACCGGCGTTTGTTTGGCCGTCGGCGGCGGTTGTGGGTGATGATTTGGAGTCTAGTACTAAGAGTTCGGTGGTGACTTCGTCTTATTATGGTTCGTCGGCAGGGTGGACTTCTCAGTGTCTTAGTAAAGAGGTTCATGCTTCAACGTTGGAAGATGTTTCTTTGCCATGA
- the LOC120257625 gene encoding uncharacterized protein LOC120257625 produces MVGPMIRMGNEELEPPWLRPLLKTSFFKPCEIHAESTKNECNMYCLDCMGTALCSYCLSNHKDHHYVQIRRSSYHNVIRVSEVSKFIDISCVQTYIINSAKIVFLNERPQPRPGKGVTNTCEICCRSLLDSFRFCSLGCKLGGMERGDQELTFNLRPKLSRDSIHGFESDDSYTPRKLMRASVFAAMPTGSPDRWRTWSEDEGGNNTSNSISPATPPMINYRTSRRKGIPHRAPF; encoded by the exons ATG GTTGGTCCAATGATCAGAATGGGAAATGAGGAATTAGAACCTCCATGGTTGAGACCATTACTGAAAACAAGCTTTTTCAAACCCTGTGAAATCCATGCTGAATCCACTAAGAATGAGTGTAATATGTATTGCTTAGATTGCATGGGCACTGCTCTTTGTTCTTACTGTCTCTCTAATCACAAAGACCATCATTACgttcag aTTAGGAGATCATCATATCATAATGTGATTAGAGTTTCGGAAGTGTCAAAGTTCATAGACATTTCATGTGTGCAAACATACATCATCAACAGTGCTAAGATTGTGTTTCTGAATGAGAGGCCACAACCAAGGCCTGGCAAGGGAGTCACAAACACTTGTGAAATTTGTTGCAGAAGCTTGTTGGATTCCTTTAGATTCTGTTCTCTTGGTTGTAAG CTTGGAGGGATGGAGAGAGGTGACCAGGAGTTGACCTTTAATCTAAGGCCAAAACTGAGTCGTGACTCAATCCATGGATTCGAGTCTGATGATTCTTATACTCCGAGGAAGCTTATGAGGGCCTCGGTCTTTGCTGCAATGCCGACAGGCTCACCGGATCGGTGGAGGACGTGGTCGGAGGATGAAGGTGGTAATAATACAAGCAATAGCATTTCTCCGGCCACTCCTCCGATGATCAACTACCGAACTTCTCGTCGGAAGGGTATACCTCACAGAGCTCCTTTCTGA
- the LOC120282969 gene encoding LOW QUALITY PROTEIN: uncharacterized protein LOC120282969 (The sequence of the model RefSeq protein was modified relative to this genomic sequence to represent the inferred CDS: deleted 1 base in 1 codon), producing MHVCRQRHSRSVSGVHQDVLSISPRLSTYNSKISLERKLHDRNSSFTEKMVSGCNSSNSIGSSKDLNPKPTSELVKEIATLELEVINLERYLLSLYRTAFDQYRVNSQLECIEESSQQKSKLHIEYLNSCEVNSDHQASKEAIRNVVNEIQKKRDIDIRHAGNISAHDLASTSNMSNVPFERDEPYKCETKSISSHRSLADHMGASLMDHVPNFPCRISEEIVRCIAAIYCKLANHPPVQQTELPVSPTLSLSTSSTYSPQDPNDNWSPRCNFETTSSPPRLCNPYSNMIEVPKITVDEDKFDYASKMLNIFRSLIKQLEVVNPRKMKHEQQLAFWINIHNALVMHAFLAYGLHQNMMKSTFSILKAAYNIGGQSINVYDIQNSILRCQSHRPSTWLQALYTTAISFKKPNDKHSYALDHPEPLAHFTLSSGAYSDPAVRVYTAKSVHQEMKQAREEFIQSNTQIKNERKINLPKLLHYYTKDASLELPELLKIICDCLPLSQQKLMQRCLKGRTVEKCIEWSPYKTTFRFLLHRDLDKQKKSLHNIYQL from the exons ATGCATGTTTGTAGGCAAAGGCATTCAAGAAG TGTTTCTGGGGTGCATCAAGATGTGTTGAGTATTTCGCCTCGTTTGTCGACTTATAATTCT AAAATCAGTTTGGAGAGAAAACTGCATGACCGGAATTCATCATTCACCGAAAAAATGGTTTCAGGATGCAATTCCAGCAATTCAATTGGTTCTTCAAAGGATCTCAATCCAAAG CCAACTTCAGAGCTAGTGAAAGAGATTGCAACACTTGAATTGGAGGTCATAAATTTGGAAAGATACCTACTCTCATTGTATCGAACCGCATTTGACCAATATCGAGTGAACTCTCAACTAGAATGCATTGAGGAATCCAGCCAACAAAAGTCTAAACTCCACATCGAATATCTAAACTCTTGTGAAGTTAATTCTGATCATCAGGCCAGTA AAGAAGCGATTCGCAATGTTGTAAATGAAATTCAGAAGAAAAGAGACATCGATATCAGGCATGCCGGAAATATTTCTGCTCATGATTTAGCTTCCACTTCAAACATGTCTAATGTCCCTTTCGAAAGAGACGAACCTTACAAA TGTGAGACGAAGAGCATTTCAAGCCATCGAAGTCTTGCAGATCATATGGGAGCTTCTCTTATGGACCATGTACCTAATTTCCCTTGCAGAATTTCTGAAGAGATTGTGAGATGCATTGCTGCTATTTACTGCAAACTCGCAAATCATCCTCCGGTGCAGCAGACTGAATTACCCGTGTCGCCTACTCTATCACTGTCCACTTCGAGCACTTACTCTCCGCAAGATCCTAATGATAATTGGAGTCCTCGATGCAACTTTGAGACTACATCGAGCCCTCCTCGGTTATGTAATCCATACAGTAATATGATAGAGGTTCCGAAAATAACTGTAGATGAAGACAAGTTTGATTATGCATCAAAAATGCTGAACATTTTCAG ATCACTTATAAAACAACTTGAAGTTGTTAATCCGAGAAAGATGAAGCATGAGCAGCAGCTTGCCTTTTGGATAAACATTCACAATGCCTTAGTGATGCAT GCATTTTTAGCCTATGGTCTTCATCAGAACATGATGAAAAGTACATTCTCAATCCTGAAG GCAGCTTACAATATTGGTGGACAATCAATAAATGTTTACGACATTCAAAACTCGATCTTGAGATGCCAATCTCATCGTCCATCGACA TGGCTACAAGCATTGTACACAACAGCCATTAGTTTCAAGAAACCGAATGACAAACACTCGTACGCGCTCGATCATCCAGAGCCACTTGCTCATTTCACTCTATCATCAGGAGCTTATTCAGATCCTGCA GTTCGAGTTTACACTGCCAAGAGTGTGCATCAAGAGATGAAGCAAGCAAGGGAagaattcatacaatcaaacacacagataaaaaatgaaagaaagatcaACTTGCCAAAGCTTTTACACTACTACACAAAAGATGCTTCTTTGGAGTTACCTGAATTACTAAAAATCATCTGTGATTGTTTACCATTATCACAACAGAAACTCATGCAAAGATGTCTCAAAGGAAGAACTGTTGAAAAGTGCATTGAATGGTCACCATACAAAACAACATTCAGATTTCTTCTGCACAGAGATTTGGATAAACAGAAGAAATCCTTGCACAATATTTATCAGCTATGA
- the LOC120284041 gene encoding LOW QUALITY PROTEIN: rab escort protein 1 (The sequence of the model RefSeq protein was modified relative to this genomic sequence to represent the inferred CDS: deleted 1 base in 1 codon) — protein MADEMASSQSQYPTIDPGEFDLVVYGTGLPESLLAAAAAVAGKTVLHLDSNAIYGSLFSSVPISSLPSVFEDSPLFSEIETFGSAPEASRGFLLDIHGPRVLFCGDPMVDLLIKSGASHHVEFKSVDGSLIFWDGRLCPVPDSRQGIFRDRSLGLAEKSQMMKFLKLVRDHIGLDGKEGGDGSGSIAEEDLEIPFVDFLEKQRLPPKIKSIILYAITFADYDQDGGESCKKLMKTKEGIESIALYSSSIGRFPNAMGAFIYPMYGQGELPQAFCRCAAVKGALYVLRMPVVSLLMDEQNKLCKGVRLTSGQEILSSQLVMNPSFVVQNSESHMQSAREGLNSSNLLGKVARGICITNCSVQPELSNILLVFPPRSLHSEQLASVRALQLSSNVSVCPQGYFVVYLSTLCDDAILGKECLHAAINALFSSSSSETSTSSNNGDPEPKPTLLWSCVYIQEISQASCDAALCSCPTPDGNLDYRDILETTKKLYHSMYPDEEFFPESAASVNAEDDGALSD, from the exons ATGGCCGACGAGATGGCGAGCTCGCAGTCGCAGTACCCAACCATCGATCCCGGGGAGTTCGACCTTGTGGTTTATGGAACTGGGCTTCCTGAATCTCTCCTCGCCGCCGCGGCGGCTGTGGCCGGGAAGACCGTGCTCCATCTCGACTCCAACGCCATCTATGGCTCACTGTTTTCCTCTGTCCCTATCTCCTCTTTGCCATCTGTGTTTGAGGATTCTCCCTTGTTTTCTGAGATCGAGACGTTTGGATCAGCTCCTGAGGCTTCGAGAGGGTTTTTGTTGGATATTCATGGgcctagggttttgttttgtggggATCCGATGGTGGATCTGCTGATCAAGTCGGGGGCGAGTCACCACGTCGAGTTCAAGAGTGTGGATGGGAGTTTGATCTTCTGGGATGGTAGGTTGTGCCCGGTGCCGGATTCTCGGCAGGGTATATTTAGGGATCGGAGCTTGGGGCTTGCAGAGAAGAGCCAGATGATGAAGTTCCTGAAGCTGGTGAGG GATCACATTGGTCTGGATGGGAAAGAGGGGGGTGATGGCAGTGGTAGCATTGCGGAAGAGGATTTGGAGATACCGTTTGTGGATTTTCTCGAGAAGCAGCGACTTCCTCCCAAGATTAAGTC AATTATTTTGTACGCGATTACATTCGCTGATTATGATCAGGATGGTGGCGAGTCCTGCAAGAAGCTCATGAAGACGAAAGAGGGCATAGAGAGTATAGCTCTCTACAGCTCCTCCATTGGGAG ATTTCCCAATGCAATGGGAGCATTCATTTATCCAATGTATGGACAAGGAGAACTACCTCAAGCCTTTTGTCGTTGTGCTGCTGTTAAAGGTGCTCTTTAT GTACTTCGAATGCCAGTTGTATCCCTTCTCATGGATGAG CAAAATAAACTGTGCAAAGGTGTTAGGTTGACTTCTGGCCAGGAAATTCTTAGCAGTCAGTTAGTAATGAACCCATCCTTTGTGGTTCAAAATTCAGAATCACATATGCAATCTGCGCGAGAAGGTTTGAATTCTTCAAACCTTTTGGGGAAGGTTGCTAGAGGAATCTGCATAACCAACTGTTCTGTACAGCCGGAGTTATCAAACATTCTCCTTGTCTTCCCTCCCAGAT CTTTGCACTCTGAGCAATTGGCCAGTGTTCGAGCACTTCAATTGAGCAGTAATGTATCAGTATGTCCTCAAGGATA CTTTGTGGTGTATCTTTCTACTCTGTGTGATGATGCCATTCTAGGAAAAGAATGTCTTCATGCAGCTATTAATGCTCTTTTCAGCTCAAGTAGTTCTGAGACAAGCACATCCTCAAATAATGGAGATCCAGAGCCTAAGCCAACTCTATTATGGAGTTGTGTTTACATTCAAGAGATCTCACAG GCATCGTGTGATGCTGCTCTATGCTCGTGTCCTACACCTGATGGGAATCTGGATTACCGGGATATATTGGAAACGACAAAGAAG TTATATCACAGTATGTACCCAGATGAGGAATTTTTCCCCGAGTCGGCTGCTTCTGTAAATGCTGAAGACGATGGCGCGTTGTCTGATTAA
- the LOC120284054 gene encoding transcription termination factor MTERF6, chloroplastic/mitochondrial: MMGHNKKSCNVVLFLKEKGCDDKKIEEILRKCPKIETLEREKACENWNYLKSIGIHERKLPFIVSKCPKILTLCLDDKLVPMVHCLSTLESKPGEVALAITKFPQLLLHNLEEKLCPLLALFQTLGISENQVGKLLLLNPRLISYSIETKFAKIFGFFASLGLNKDGVAGKILVRNPYIVGYSVESRLKPTMEFLKSIGLKDVELQHVVVKFPQVVCRDVEKILRPNFVFLKGFGFNAEQIAVMVAGFPPVLIKSIKNSLEPRLKFLVEVMGRGIGEVAGYPEFFRHGLKKSLEFRHKLLMKKNIVCSLSEMLDCDKKKFIVKFGVC, translated from the coding sequence ATGATGGGGCACAACAAGAAGTCCTGCAATGTAGTGTTGTTTCTGAAAGAGAAAGGATGTGATGATAAGAAGATTGAAGAGATATTGAGAAAGTGTCCCAAAATAGAGACTTTGGAAAGAGAGAAAGCATGTGAGAACTGGAACTACCTGAAAAGCATTGGAATTCATGAAAGAAAACTCCCATTTATTGTATCAAAGTGCCCAAAGATCCTAACTTTGTGTTTGGATGACAAGCTTGTTCCCATGGTTCATTGTCTCTCAACCTTAGAATCAAAACCTGGAGAAGTGGCTTTAGCCATTACTAAGTTCCCTCAATTACTGTTGCACAATTTGGAGGAGAAGCTTTGCCCACTTCTTGCTTTGTTTCAAACACTGGGAATTTCTGAAAATCAAGTTGGGAAGTTACTGCTGCTTAATCCAAGGCTTATCAGTTACAGCATTGAAACTAAGTTTGCGAAGATTTTCGGGTTTTTCGCAAGCTTGGGATTGAACAAAGATGGTGTTGCTGGGAAGATCTTGGTCAGGAATCCATACATTGTTGGTTATAGTGTTGAGAGTAGATTGAAGCCAACAATGGAGTTCCTTAAATCAATTGGGTTGAAAGATGTGGAATTGCAGCATGTGGTGGTGAAATTTCCTCAGGTTGTTTGTAGGGATGTGGAGAAAATTTTGAGACCGAATTTCGTATTTTTGAAGGGGTTCGGGTTTAATGCCGAGCAGATTGCGGTAATGGTGGCTGGATTTCCTCCTGTTCTGATTAAGAGTATCAAGAATTCATTGGAGCCGAGATTGAAGTTCTTGGTTGAAGTTATGGGACGAGGGATCGGTGAAGTTGCAGGTTACCCGGAGTTCTTTCGACATGGTTTGAAGAAGAGCTTGGAGTTCAGACACAAGttgttgatgaagaagaacattGTTTGCAGTTTGAGTGAGATGTTGGATTGCGATAAGAAAAAATTCATCGTCAAATTCGGTGTTTGTTGA
- the LOC120284047 gene encoding pentatricopeptide repeat-containing protein At4g38150 — MAPRLLLSNLTRILCNLRKDLSFESASCWISSLSMSTARLSTIPGRNRRERDPSEDEFLRSLNFGDDEDDQKHENLHEKRPLRGVKRPELSHGERRSVGAAEDFSDKEFGKPDRIPRSSFNQRSDRVFRGEKAGEFGMNSEAPRRRRSGNESKFDGRLNDLNSKDERRDRSGTSLFEKLNLGKGSGGVEKKEGPSAEKPKTESLESETSVQDADEIFKKMKETGLIPNAVAMLDGLCKDGLIQDAMKLFGLMREKGTIPEVVIYTAVIEGFCKAGKFDDAKRVFRKMQKNGIVPNAFSYGVIIRGLCNGMSLDDAVEFCDEMLDAGFAPNPATFIGLIDALCKEKGMAEAEGLVKRLRQEKGFPADDKAIREHMDKKGPFSPMVWEAIFGKKGSQKFF, encoded by the coding sequence ATGGCTCCGAGACTTCTCCTCTCTAATCTCACGAGAATTTTGTGCAATTTGCGCAAAGATCTAAGCTTTGAGAGCGCGAGCTGTTGGATTTCATCTCTATCAATGTCCACAGCTCGTCTCAGTACAATCCCTGGTAGAAATCGAAGAGAAAGAGATCCCTCCGAGGACGAATTCCTCCGGAGCCTCAACTTcggagatgatgaagatgatcaGAAGCATGAGAACCTCCATGAGAAGCGGCCGTTGAGAGGTGTCAAAAGGCCTGAGCTTTCTCATGGCGAGAGGCGATCAGTTGGAGCTGCTGAAGATTTCAGTGATAAGGAGTTTGGAAAGCCAGATAGAATCCCTAGAAGTTCTTTTAATCAAAGGTCTGATAGAGTTTTCAGAGGAGAGAAAGCTGGAGAATTTGGGATGAATTCTGAAGCTCCAAGGCGGCGGCGATCCGGCAATGAATCCAAGTTTGATGGTCGTTTGAATGATTTGAATAGCAAGGATGAAAGAAGAGATCGATCTGGAACTTCTCTCTTTGAAAAATTGAATCTTGGGAAAGGTTCTGGTGGAGTTGAGAAGAAGGAAGGACCATCAGCTGAAAAGCCGAAAACTGAATCTTTAGAGTCTGAAACTTCAGTTCAGGATGCAGATGAGatattcaagaaaatgaaagagacGGGGTTGATACCGAATGCGGTCGCAATGCTTGATGGACTCTGTAAGGATGGTTTGATCCAAGATGCAATGAAGCTGTTTGGTTTAATGCGGGAGAAGGGAACAATCCCTGAAGTAGTGATTTACACGGCCGTGATCGAGGGGTTCTGCAAGGCCGGGAAGTTTGATGATGCAAAGAGAGTGTTTAGGAAGATGCAGAAGAATGGGATTGTGCCGAATGCTTTCAGTTATGGAGTTATCATTCGAGGTTTGTGCAATGGTATGAGCTTGGACGACGCGGTGGAGTTCTGTGATGAGATGTTGGATGCCGGGTTTGCTCCTAATCCGGCGACTTTCATTGGTTTGATTGATGCATTGTGTAAAGAGAAAGGGATGGCGGAAGCTGAGGGTCTTGTGAAGCGGTTGCGACAGGAGAAAGGTTTTCCGGCCGATGATAAGGCTATTCGAGAGCATATGGACAAGAAAGGGCCTTTTTCGCCGATGGTTTGGGAGGCGATTTTCGGGAAGAAAGGTTCGCAGAAGTTCTTCTGA